In Bacteroidales bacterium, a single genomic region encodes these proteins:
- the trpS gene encoding tryptophan--tRNA ligase — METVVSGIRPTGNLHLGNYIGALRNFVKMQHEHHCYFFIADYHSLTTHPTPTDLHGNVKQVLVEYLACGLDPEKSILYIQSDLPETAELYLLLNMNAYVGELERCTSFKEKIRKQPENINAGLLTYPTLMAADIILHRATKVPVGKDQEQHLEMTRTFARRFNRMYNHEYFPEPVAFNFGENLLKIPGLDGSGKMGKSEGEGNAIFLADPPELIRKKVMKAVTDAGPVEKNQEKPEVIDNLFQLMTVVSKPGTVSYFDEQYKNCTIRYGDLKKQLAEDMVNFTAPFREKILELSADDAYLHKVARLGRDKARESASKTISDVRQIIGFREF; from the coding sequence ATGGAAACAGTTGTCAGCGGCATCCGGCCTACCGGAAACCTTCACCTGGGTAATTATATCGGTGCTCTCAGGAACTTTGTCAAGATGCAGCATGAGCATCATTGCTACTTTTTTATTGCAGACTACCACTCCCTTACCACCCATCCCACTCCAACAGACCTGCACGGGAACGTGAAACAGGTATTGGTGGAATACCTGGCATGCGGGCTTGATCCGGAAAAATCAATCCTTTATATTCAGAGCGACTTGCCCGAAACCGCCGAACTTTACCTTTTGCTTAATATGAATGCTTATGTGGGCGAACTTGAACGATGCACCTCTTTCAAGGAAAAGATCCGTAAGCAGCCTGAAAACATCAATGCAGGGCTGCTCACTTATCCCACACTCATGGCAGCAGATATCATCTTACACCGGGCTACTAAGGTCCCTGTTGGAAAAGACCAGGAGCAGCACCTTGAAATGACCCGCACCTTTGCAAGGCGATTTAACAGGATGTACAACCACGAGTATTTTCCAGAGCCCGTCGCATTCAACTTCGGAGAAAACCTGCTCAAGATCCCCGGGCTTGACGGAAGCGGGAAAATGGGCAAATCGGAAGGTGAAGGCAATGCTATCTTCCTGGCCGATCCACCGGAGCTGATCAGGAAAAAAGTTATGAAAGCCGTGACCGATGCCGGCCCTGTTGAGAAGAACCAGGAAAAACCGGAAGTTATCGATAACCTTTTCCAGTTGATGACAGTAGTATCAAAACCCGGCACGGTATCTTATTTTGATGAGCAATACAAAAACTGTACGATCCGTTACGGTGATCTCAAAAAGCAACTGGCAGAAGATATGGTTAACTTCACGGCGCCTTTCCGCGAAAAGATACTGGAGCTGTCTGCCGATGATGCATATTTACATAAGGTAGCTCGCCTGGGGCGTGACAAAGCAAGGGAGAGCGCTTCCAAAACCATCTCGGATGTCAGGCAAATAATTGGGTTCAGGGAATTTTGA
- the hflX gene encoding GTPase HflX yields the protein MPKGIIIKPIIERTILIGLVTNRADAERIDEYLDELAFLVDTAGGITVKRFVQRIEAPDQRTFVGSGKLNEIKAFVNEEEIDIAIFDDELSPSQARNIEKELGIKVLDRNNLILDIFASRARTSHARTQVELAQYEYLLPRLTRLWTHLERQQGGIGMRGPGEREIETDRRIVRDRIALLKEKLKEIDKIKTTQRKGRKDMVRVALVGYTNVGKSTVMNLISKSDVFAENKLFATLDTTVRKVVIENLPFLLTDTVGFIRKLPHSLVESFKSTLDEVREADLLVHIVDISHSDFEDQITVVNQTLAEIGANDKPTILLFNKIDAYNYIQKDPFDLTPVTKENLSLDDLKKTWMATSHYPTLFMSAVQKINLEEFKNVLYEEVKKIHVKRYPYNNYLFEK from the coding sequence ATGCCTAAAGGAATCATCATTAAACCGATCATTGAACGTACAATCCTCATCGGACTGGTCACGAACCGGGCGGATGCGGAAAGGATCGATGAATATCTGGATGAATTGGCATTCCTGGTGGATACTGCCGGTGGCATTACCGTGAAACGCTTTGTACAACGCATCGAAGCGCCTGACCAGCGGACATTCGTCGGATCAGGGAAATTAAACGAGATTAAGGCTTTCGTGAATGAAGAAGAGATCGATATCGCGATTTTTGATGATGAACTGAGCCCTTCACAGGCCCGTAATATTGAAAAAGAACTCGGCATTAAAGTCCTTGACCGAAACAACCTTATCCTCGATATTTTCGCCAGCCGGGCAAGGACATCCCATGCCAGGACCCAGGTTGAACTGGCCCAATACGAGTACCTGCTGCCCCGCCTCACCCGGTTGTGGACCCACCTTGAAAGGCAACAGGGAGGTATCGGGATGCGAGGACCGGGCGAACGGGAAATTGAAACCGACCGCCGGATCGTGCGCGACCGTATCGCCCTGCTGAAAGAAAAACTGAAAGAGATCGACAAGATCAAAACTACCCAGCGTAAAGGCCGGAAAGATATGGTCAGGGTCGCCCTGGTAGGTTATACAAATGTGGGCAAATCTACCGTCATGAACCTGATCAGCAAATCAGATGTTTTTGCTGAAAACAAGCTGTTTGCTACCCTCGATACAACCGTCCGAAAAGTCGTCATCGAAAACCTGCCTTTCCTGCTTACCGATACGGTAGGATTCATCCGGAAACTGCCGCATAGCCTGGTGGAATCTTTTAAATCGACCCTGGATGAAGTCCGTGAAGCCGATTTGCTGGTACACATCGTCGACATCTCCCATTCTGATTTCGAAGACCAGATCACTGTAGTAAACCAGACGCTGGCGGAAATAGGGGCGAATGACAAACCGACCATATTGCTGTTCAACAAGATAGATGCCTATAATTATATTCAGAAGGATCCGTTCGACCTTACCCCGGTAACCAAAGAAAACCTCAGCCTTGACGATCTTAAAAAAACATGGATGGCAACTTCTCATTACCCGACCTTGTTTATGTCGGCAGTGCAGAAAATCAATCTTGAAGAATTCAAAAATGTCCTCTACGAAGAGGTGAAAAAGATCCATGTGAAGAGATATCCGTATAATAATTATTTGTTTGAGAAATGA
- the lnt gene encoding apolipoprotein N-acyltransferase, with product MTNLKKYHLLLISLLGGLLLSLAWPERGLAPLLFIGFIPFLFIEDYILKHRDNYRKISVFFLAYPGFLFWNILTTWWIWNSTDFGAILAWVLNAMLMSATLYLFHFTRRAMPARQNQFSLIFFWISFEYFHHNWEATWPWLSLGNGFANWHKWIQWYEYTGIFGGTFWILLVNILLFRVFIRLWNKEKIAKIVPLMVIAFFLILLPVLQSYRLYNNYREKPWPVDVIVVQPNIDPYNEQYTLPPSEILAVNIGLARQKIDSAVEFVVSPESAIQENIWEGRLDESRSLDTLQSFLSGFPKAGYVIGASTYLNFMPGDKLSATARKYRNSEGHYDVYNSAIYLDSTGLIRIHHKSKLTPGVEKMPFGRLMKPLENLAFNLGGTVGSLGMDAERTVFTRPGDSVKIAPVICYESVFGAYVTQYIRKGANLIFVITNDGWWGNTPGHRQHFTFSKLRAIETRRSIARSANTGISAFIDQRGDVFQKTKYWESGVIRQAINANDEITLYVKYGDYIARLSAFVAVFLLLIAISFKLRKKKAVGSRRFTKIYPLQPTSVNHRKY from the coding sequence ATGACTAACCTCAAAAAATACCATCTCCTCCTCATCTCCCTTCTGGGGGGCCTGTTACTCAGCCTGGCCTGGCCGGAGAGGGGATTGGCTCCATTGCTTTTCATTGGTTTTATCCCGTTTTTATTCATTGAAGATTATATCCTGAAACACCGCGATAATTACAGAAAAATCAGTGTTTTTTTCCTGGCTTACCCCGGTTTCCTTTTCTGGAATATATTGACCACCTGGTGGATATGGAACTCAACGGATTTCGGGGCGATACTCGCCTGGGTGCTAAATGCCATGCTGATGTCAGCAACGCTGTATTTATTCCACTTTACCCGCCGGGCTATGCCTGCCAGGCAAAATCAGTTCTCTCTGATTTTTTTCTGGATCAGTTTTGAATATTTTCACCACAACTGGGAAGCTACCTGGCCATGGCTGAGCTTAGGCAATGGTTTTGCCAACTGGCACAAATGGATCCAATGGTACGAATATACAGGCATTTTCGGTGGCACCTTCTGGATACTTCTTGTTAATATTCTTCTTTTTCGGGTTTTTATAAGACTTTGGAATAAAGAAAAAATTGCGAAAATTGTTCCACTGATGGTTATCGCATTTTTTCTTATCCTCTTACCAGTCCTACAGTCTTACCGTCTTTACAATAATTACAGGGAAAAGCCCTGGCCAGTCGATGTCATCGTTGTTCAACCAAATATTGATCCTTACAACGAGCAATATACCCTTCCACCATCGGAGATCCTGGCGGTTAACATCGGCCTGGCTCGGCAGAAGATCGATAGTGCCGTCGAATTCGTAGTCAGTCCGGAGTCGGCGATCCAGGAAAACATTTGGGAAGGCCGCCTCGATGAATCACGAAGCCTTGACACCTTGCAATCCTTTCTTTCCGGATTTCCCAAAGCAGGCTATGTTATCGGGGCCTCAACATACCTGAACTTCATGCCCGGGGATAAACTCTCGGCCACGGCCAGAAAGTACAGGAATTCTGAAGGTCATTATGACGTATATAACTCGGCTATTTATTTAGACAGCACCGGTCTCATCAGGATTCATCATAAGTCGAAGCTCACGCCAGGCGTTGAGAAGATGCCTTTTGGGCGCCTCATGAAGCCATTGGAAAACCTGGCCTTCAACCTGGGAGGAACTGTTGGCAGCCTGGGAATGGATGCTGAGCGGACCGTCTTCACCCGGCCCGGTGACAGCGTTAAAATAGCGCCCGTGATCTGTTATGAATCCGTTTTCGGGGCTTATGTAACGCAGTATATCCGCAAAGGGGCCAACCTGATTTTCGTAATTACCAACGACGGCTGGTGGGGCAACACGCCAGGTCACCGGCAACACTTCACTTTTTCAAAGCTCCGGGCTATCGAAACCAGGCGCAGCATTGCCCGGTCGGCCAACACCGGCATCTCGGCTTTTATCGACCAGCGGGGTGATGTATTTCAGAAGACGAAATATTGGGAGTCAGGGGTCATCCGCCAGGCGATCAATGCTAATGATGAAATCACCCTCTATGTAAAATATGGCGATTATATTGCCCGCCTGTCGGCCTTTGTGGCGGTTTTCCTGCTGCTGATAGCAATCAGTTTCAAACTCAGGAAGAAGAAGGCAGTAGGAAGTAGGCGGTTTACAAAGATATACCCCTTGCAACCGACAAGCGTTAACCACCGAAAATATTGA
- a CDS encoding ABC transporter permease: MLKNFLLSAFRNLLRNKFYTFLNILGLSIGLAAFIFILLYVRDEITYDKHHEKHERIYRIESDFNISNRHDRFAVVPVPMGPAFKLEFPGVEAFTRLNQVGNALFRYGDKEYYEEDFYFADSNVADVFTIKFLMGTPEKALTEPFTMVLTEKIARKYFDDKNPIGEMIQTGSGRSYKVTAVIEDQPSNSHLKYDALLSVASLEEIIGRNNFNSMEPIAFWNIGVYTFILLNENSDMKGIVDKFPAFYAKYMKPIGDQINASFDLRYTLLAKTHFTQGLGAELPSGNMAYIYIFTAVAFFILLIATINYMNMATARSANRAREVGMRKVVGAYRSQLVTQFLSESVIMAGFALVIALCIVFVLLPDFNQLSGKSLEFSLFTQPAVIGMVLLITLSVGVFSGSYPSFYLSSFIPMTVLRGTVSKAGKKSGFLRKVLVIIQFFIAILMIIGTIVVSSQLNFLRNTDLGFNKENLLVMEMQDSTFRSKAETFKNELLQNPDIISATNSIGVPGNIQWIQVMRVEREDKMADMALILAQTDYDYIKTMGMEIVQGRDFDRDMGTDKTEAVIINETAVKTLDWEDDPIGKKIQYGFDLEGDPGRIMKVIGVVKDFHYRSLHNKIEPIIFFISDVPRYILTVRLKEGKEKEAIDFIEEKWNAFGAGRPFDYRYITQILEEQYEGEKKIGVIFNLATIITIFIALLGLLGLSSFVTEQRTKEIGIRKILGASVGSILSLLYKEFILLILIAFVIAVPVAWWRLDIWLNDSFIYHTSLNWIYFLLAGLMAFLVGMLTISFYIIRAATGNPVDAVKWE, from the coding sequence ATGTTAAAAAACTTCCTCCTTTCCGCCTTCCGCAATTTATTGAGAAATAAGTTCTATACTTTCCTCAATATCCTGGGGCTTTCCATTGGCCTTGCCGCATTTATCTTCATCCTGTTGTATGTCAGGGATGAAATTACTTACGACAAGCACCATGAGAAGCATGAGAGAATCTATCGCATCGAATCGGATTTTAATATCTCCAATCGTCACGACAGGTTTGCCGTTGTCCCGGTTCCCATGGGCCCTGCATTCAAGCTTGAGTTCCCTGGAGTGGAGGCTTTTACGCGTCTCAACCAGGTGGGTAATGCCCTGTTCAGATATGGAGATAAGGAATATTATGAGGAGGACTTCTATTTTGCTGATTCTAATGTTGCTGATGTATTTACGATCAAATTCCTGATGGGCACACCGGAAAAAGCGCTTACTGAGCCTTTTACTATGGTACTCACAGAGAAGATAGCCAGGAAATACTTTGATGATAAGAACCCGATCGGTGAAATGATCCAGACAGGTTCAGGGAGGTCTTATAAAGTCACGGCAGTTATTGAAGATCAGCCTTCCAATTCGCATTTAAAATATGATGCGCTCTTATCCGTTGCATCGCTCGAAGAGATTATCGGCCGCAATAACTTTAACAGTATGGAGCCGATCGCTTTCTGGAATATCGGGGTTTATACCTTCATTCTGTTGAATGAAAACTCGGACATGAAAGGCATCGTGGATAAATTTCCGGCTTTTTATGCGAAATACATGAAACCTATCGGTGACCAGATCAACGCGAGTTTTGATCTTCGTTACACACTCCTGGCCAAAACCCATTTTACGCAGGGGCTTGGCGCTGAATTGCCTTCGGGCAATATGGCTTATATTTACATTTTTACTGCGGTTGCTTTCTTTATCCTGCTTATAGCCACTATTAACTATATGAATATGGCCACGGCCCGTTCAGCCAACAGGGCGCGCGAGGTCGGCATGCGAAAGGTAGTCGGTGCATACAGGAGTCAACTGGTCACCCAGTTCCTTTCCGAATCGGTCATCATGGCTGGATTTGCCCTGGTCATAGCCCTTTGTATCGTTTTCGTCCTGCTTCCCGATTTTAACCAGCTTTCCGGCAAATCGCTTGAATTTTCATTATTCACACAGCCTGCCGTGATCGGGATGGTCCTTTTGATCACCTTGTCGGTTGGTGTTTTCTCGGGTAGTTATCCGTCTTTCTATCTTTCTTCGTTCATCCCAATGACCGTTTTAAGGGGCACTGTTTCAAAAGCAGGTAAAAAAAGCGGATTCCTGAGGAAGGTGCTCGTGATTATCCAGTTTTTCATCGCTATTCTCATGATCATCGGTACGATCGTCGTATCAAGCCAGCTTAATTTCCTGCGAAACACCGACCTGGGATTCAATAAAGAAAATCTCCTGGTTATGGAGATGCAGGATTCGACTTTTCGCAGTAAGGCAGAAACATTTAAAAACGAGTTGCTGCAAAACCCGGATATCATAAGCGCCACTAACAGCATAGGCGTACCGGGCAATATCCAGTGGATACAGGTGATGCGCGTGGAAAGAGAGGATAAAATGGCTGATATGGCATTGATCCTTGCGCAAACCGACTATGACTATATTAAAACAATGGGAATGGAAATCGTGCAAGGACGTGATTTTGACCGGGATATGGGTACTGACAAGACAGAAGCGGTTATCATCAATGAGACTGCGGTAAAGACCCTGGACTGGGAAGATGACCCGATCGGGAAAAAAATACAATACGGGTTTGACCTTGAAGGCGATCCTGGCAGGATAATGAAAGTGATCGGCGTGGTCAAAGATTTCCATTACCGGTCGTTGCACAATAAAATTGAGCCCATCATCTTTTTTATCAGCGATGTTCCCCGGTATATACTTACTGTGAGGTTAAAAGAGGGTAAGGAGAAAGAGGCCATTGACTTCATCGAGGAAAAATGGAACGCCTTTGGCGCAGGCCGCCCGTTTGATTACAGGTATATCACACAAATCCTGGAGGAGCAATATGAAGGCGAGAAAAAGATCGGAGTGATCTTCAATCTGGCCACGATAATCACCATATTTATCGCCCTGCTCGGGCTGCTTGGATTATCATCCTTTGTGACTGAACAACGAACCAAGGAGATCGGGATACGTAAAATACTGGGTGCTTCAGTGGGAAGTATACTCAGCCTGCTATACAAAGAATTTATTTTGCTGATACTGATCGCGTTTGTCATTGCTGTCCCGGTGGCCTGGTGGCGGCTCGACATCTGGCTGAACGACAGTTTCATCTATCATACCAGTCTGAACTGGATATATTTCCTGCTTGCAGGCCTGATGGCATTCCTTGTAGGCATGCTTACCATAAGTTTTTATATCATCCGGGCAGCTACCGGCAATCCGGTGGATGCGGTGAAATGGGAGTGA
- a CDS encoding ABC transporter ATP-binding protein gives MIKTVNLTKVFRTDEVETTALNNVSFSIKPGEFVAIMGPSGCGKSTLLNILGLLDNPTGGEYFFNGAEVSRFTERQRARMRKENIGFVFQNFNLIDELNVFENVELPLIYLGLSATERKRRVAEALEQMQITHRRKHFPLQLSGGQQQRVAVARAVVANPKLILADEPTGNLDSANGEEVMNLLERLNQQGTSLIIVTHSQRDAEYAHRIVRLFDGQIVTENIRA, from the coding sequence ATGATTAAAACTGTCAATTTAACCAAGGTATTCCGCACAGACGAAGTGGAGACAACGGCGTTGAACAATGTTAGCTTTAGCATCAAGCCGGGAGAATTTGTAGCCATCATGGGTCCCTCAGGATGCGGCAAATCCACTTTGCTTAATATCCTCGGCCTGCTCGATAATCCTACTGGCGGGGAATACTTCTTTAACGGGGCCGAAGTATCCCGTTTTACCGAACGGCAGCGGGCCCGCATGCGCAAGGAAAATATCGGCTTTGTTTTCCAGAATTTCAACCTGATCGATGAGCTTAATGTATTTGAAAATGTCGAATTGCCCCTGATTTATCTGGGCCTTTCAGCAACAGAGAGGAAGAGAAGGGTGGCTGAAGCGCTTGAGCAGATGCAGATCACGCATCGCAGGAAGCATTTTCCGTTACAGCTTTCCGGTGGCCAGCAGCAGCGTGTAGCCGTTGCCCGTGCCGTCGTTGCCAATCCCAAACTGATCCTGGCCGATGAGCCTACCGGAAACCTTGACTCCGCAAATGGCGAGGAAGTGATGAACTTGCTCGAACGCCTGAACCAGCAAGGGACATCCCTTATTATAGTGACCCACTCACAGCGTGATGCCGAATACGCCCATCGGATTGTCCGCCTGTTCGATGGCCAGATTGTTACGGAGAACATCAGAGCTTAG